ACCTATGGGATGCAGAGGCGGATTACACCGACATGCTGAAGACCTATGCCTCGGTTTTTCCGGAACTGCACGTCGTGAAATGTGCATCCTCGGGCAACAGCATCCTGTTGGCGCTCCCCGACAAAATGGAGCTTACGGTCAGGGCATGGATCGACAGGGCGGAGGCCTTCGAGAAGACGCACCCGACGGGCCTCAACTTGCCTCAGCTTATCAATCGGGGCGCTGCAGAAAAAACCGATATCCCCACAAGTGCCAGGGTGCTTCTCGATAAAGGCAAGGATATGAACCGGTGAAAGGAGTTTGGCTATGTTGCGAGCAGACAATGCCAAAGTCGAATGGGACAAACAGAAGAAATGCTGGGAGGTCTACATCCAGATCGGCGCCGAGGTCATCAGGCGGCCGATTCCGAAGCACACCCCGAAATCCGGCGATTCCGAGGCCGAGGCACTGAGGTCCCTGGCGATGGCAATCGGGAGGGAAGAGGGCTACGATCTGGACCCGGCCCAGATCGCCGTCATTCAGGACCGCTGACAGCTCGGGCGCGCGGCACGGTCAATCTCGCAGGATTCCGGCGTCCGCTCTATTAGAGACCAGACAAATACTGCAAGCCGTCGTCCACTGCCAGGGGCAGATGACTGATTTGTGAAAGTGTCCCGAGCAAGTCCGAAGCCGCGTTGTCCACCTAATCCGAATTATTTGTGAAGCAGAACCAAACGCCGATGAAAGGCGACAAGATTGGACGCGGATAAACGCTGGCAGAGGCTTTTGCCGCGCCGCAGGCGCCAGCGTTTTTCAGTGTCCAAAAATTTCTTTGGATCGCATATTCATGAATGATCCGGGCTAAAGCGGTTCAGGATCTCCGCCAGTGATCTTCCTTTTGTTTGCACTTCAAGTCGGCCGCGATCTACAATATAGGAAAGTCAGAGTAGCAACACACCTCAAAACCTCCATAGGGGGTCACGACCATGGATGCCATAACTGCAAAGGTTCGGCTCGGTCGTTTGCGCAAGCTTCACATTTCTATCCTGCTCCCAAGTTGCCTCCTGGTATTAATTGCGGGGCTGGGCTCATTGCGGGTTCCTGCCCCCGCTCAAACGGCGGCCAAAGCCGCGACTTTCTCATTTACTCTCAAATACCTGGAAACAAGTGGACTGATTACAAAGATCGATCCGGGCCAGCAGGAAGTGAAATTTCGCAAAGAGCCGAATTTCGGAACAGACGACAAGATTGTGCGCCGGGCGCTTAAGGTTGGTCCCAATCCGGGCGACTTCGTAGGCTTCGCCGTCAATCTCACCAGCCACACTCTTTATCTGGATCTGAATCAAAACCTGGACTTGACGGATGATCCTCGGGGCGTCTACAGATCGGAAAACATGCGCAGCAGCATCCTTCTTTCCTTCTTCAAAGGTGTCCGGCTCTCTTTCAGCAGCGGCGGAGTCAATCGCTCCTACCTGCTGGAACCGTTCTATTTCCTCGGTGAGAATTCAAGCTATATTGGAATAAGATCGTCCTATGCGGGTGAGGTCGAACTTCAGGGCCAGAAATGGCAATTCCAGGTGCAGGATAACCTCGACGGCCAATTGGATGCCCAGGACAAATTCCTGTTCACGCCCGTCGCGCGCGAGGGCGAACCCAAGGGAATCCCGTACAGCCCCATGCCGGTTCCCAAAAACCTGTTTTTGGAAGGGCATGAGTATCAGCTGGGCTTTGCGTTTAAAGCAGCATCCGGAGATTCGCCGCTCACCGTCACGTTTGCGCAGATCACCTCTCCTATGGCAGAGTTGACCCTGGACGGGCAATTTGTCCGGCGCCTGCTCCTTCAAGGGGACCGACGACTCGTCATTTTGGACTCTCCGAGTCACACTATTCCTCTGCCGGCGGACAATTATCGAATCCGAGGACTCTACCTGCAGCCTGCTCCCGACAAACCGGCGCTCGCAAGCTCATCTGAAACCTCGCCGTTTGTCGTGACCACAGGCGCTCCTTACCGCTTGAGAGTGGGTGCTCCTTTTGTCAGCTACGTCACCGCAGACCGGAACGGAAACATGCTGCGGCTGCGCTATATCTTGACGGGAGCGGCGGGTGAACAGTACGCGGTCATCAACCCAGACCGGGGTAATCCCCCGAAGTTTGTCATCTACAAAGGCGACCAAGTGGTGGCCACCGGCAGCTTCCAGTATGGCTGAGGCGGAACCTGCGCGTACTCATGGCGAGTACCTTCAATGATTTTTGGCGATCTCAAGATTGTTACGTCGTTCGATCTGGCCGGTTTTGGTCCTATCCAGCCAATGCCGCTCACCTATCGATGGACCATCTTGTAGTGCCGATCATGTACCGGCTGGCTTTCAAGTGACTGTCGGAAGCGTCGGTTTCTGCATTACCAGTCCGTGGCTGGGACGCCTGGCCGTAATCGCCATTGCAGTTCCCTTCTTGCTCGCCGGCCTCTGGGGCTGGCGCCAGGCGGCCCGCTAGCCCCAGGGGCCGGCAGTTTTGACTTTCCAGGTGCCTATTGCCGGCCCGGCCACTTCCTCGCCGCATCGCTGAGTCCCCGCTCCTTCATCAAATTCTCGATGGTCTGGATCTCGATCGGCACGAACGCTGACAGATTTTCGCAGCCGGACGCCGTGATGAGCAGTATGTCTTCGAGCCTGATTCCGAAGTGTTCGTCGGGAAAGTTCATCTGTGGCTCGATGGTGAAGATCTCTCCGGGCTCCAGCGTCTCGGTCGGCATCCGCACGTCATGGACCTCCATGCCGACAGTGTGTCCAAGACTGTTGGAGCGGCTGTTGCGATACCGCTCCACAAACGCGGCTGCGGCGGCTTTGATGCCGGGGCTGGTAAACTTATAGGCCGCCATGATCGAATCCATTTTCACCACGGCTGCCTTGATGATGTCGCGCGGCGCGGTGTGAACCTTGATCGATGTCAGCAGGGCCTGATAGAGCCGCAGATATATGGTGTACGCTTCGCGCTGCAGCGGCGTGAACTTCCCGTTTGCGGGGAAGACGCGCGTGATGTCGGAGGAGTAGCCTTTGTAATCCGGGCTGTAGTCGATCTCGACGAAGTCCCCGTCCTGGATCTTCGCGGTGTTCTTGTGATAGTTGCTGAAGAGGGTGTTCGGGCCGGCCATGATGAGCGCGTTGAAGGATGCGCCATAGGATCCATACCTCTTGAACACGAAATCGGCATCGGCTTGAAGCTCGTACTCGTACATCCCCGGGCGCGCATCGCTCATCGCCTCCATGATCCCAAGGCCGGCGATCCTGGTAGCGTCGCGAATGACCTCGATTTCACGGGCATCTTTCGTCCCGCGCAGCTTGTCG
This genomic window from Terriglobia bacterium contains:
- a CDS encoding aminopeptidase P N-terminal domain-containing protein, with translation MLVRAAVLAVVVIAGPSVFRAQEITDIFPNEEYAARRSALMAVIGDGVAIVQGTIERPGEQHFRQGNQFCYLFGPINQPRVIAAIDGRSRRTTLYLNRDRMERAYGVPSLAPGDTSARAAGVDAVEARDSFANALAQFATEKRTIFTPFRPEVLGEASASDASAQANATRRDPWDGRPSREDAFIGKLKAVAADSAVRDLDPLIDKLRGTKDAREIEVIRDATRIAGLGIMEAMSDARPGMYEYELQADADFVFKRYGSYGASFNALIMAGPNTLFSNYHKNTAKIQDGDFVEIDYSPDYKGYSSDITRVFPANGKFTPLQREAYTIYLRLYQALLTSIKVHTAPRDIIKAAVVKMDSIMAAYKFTSPGIKAAAAAFVERYRNSRSNSLGHTVGMEVHDVRMPTETLEPGEIFTIEPQMNFPDEHFGIRLEDILLITASGCENLSAFVPIEIQTIENLMKERGLSDAARKWPGRQ